TGTTGAAGACTATCTCGGTTCAAACCGCGACAGCTACAACCACCCCAACGCTGCGATTGAGCCGCGAATCCCCGGCATCTTCCAGTACTATTCCGTGGCCGAGGACGAACTGGCCAAGGGCTTTGCCGGACAGTATGGCTCGGCTCAGGAAACCGCGGATGCGATTGCTGCCGCCTGGGAGAAGATCACCGACCAGATCGGCCGGGAAAGCCAGATCGCGCTCTACAAGGCCTCGTTGGGCATGTAGTCCGCCAGTCTGAAAATGACGCCGGCGGTGCGAGCCGCCGGCGTATTTCATGAAATACGGGGCATGCGCAGTTGGCTGAGCAGGGCGATTTCCTTCACGTTGTCACAACCGACAATCTCACCGATCGCAGGATTGCGCTCGGCCGTGCCATGATTTGGGGGTCGGCGGGCTTCCTGGCCGTGGTCGCACTCGTGCAGACCCTTCAGGAAACCGGATATGCCGACTTCGGCTTCTCCACCTGGCGGCCGACGCTCTATGCCTATGTGCTCTGGGCGATCTGCCTGTGCTGGGGCCAGGTGCTGATCCGCGGCGAACGCGGAAAGCGCGTGCTTTTCGTTCTGCCCGCGGCACTGTTCGTGATCTCGATGGTGGTGTTTCCGCTGCTGTTCGGGCTGGTAATCGCCTTCTCAGACTGGAACCTGTCATCGCCGACGGGCCGGACGTTCAACGGTCTCGACAACATCCGCCAGATGTGGACCGATGATTTCTACTGGAATGCAATGGCCAACATGGTGCGCTACACGCTGGCGATCATCGTTGAATATGCCATCGCCTTCGGGCTTGCACTTCTGCTCAACTCGCAGATCCACGCCCGCAAATTCTTCCGTGTCGCCTTCCTGATGCCGCTGATGCTCTCGCCGGTGGCGGTGAGCTGGATGATCGGCAAATCGATGATGGAGATCCGCTTCGGCCCGATTGCCCGGCTTGCGCGCGAACTGGGTTGGGCCTCGCCCTCCTTCTTCGGCTCGCCGGAGATGGCGCGCTTCACCATCATGGTGATGGATGCCTGGACCTACATTCCCTTCATGATGATCATGATTCTGGCCGGACTTCAGGCGATCCCCAGGGACATCCAGGAAGCGGCGAAGGTGGATGGGGCGAGATCCTGGCGTGGGTTCTGGGAAGTCACTTTCCCGCTGATGCTGCCGGTCTCGATAACCGTGATCCTGATCCGCATCATCTTCAAACTCAAACTTGCCGACATCATTATCAATGTCACTGCAGGCGGTCCCGGCGGCGCCACCGACAGTGTCACCAGCTTCATTTTCCGGGAATACCGCGACCGCTCCAATGTCGGTTACGGAACGCTGTTGGCGATGGTCTATCTGGTGCTGATCGTGATTGCGATCACCATCGTGATGAAACTCACTGACCGCTGGGCGCGGCCGCGCTATTGACCGGGGAGGGAAAACAGTGAGCCAGCAGATATTCCACGACAGCCCGGCCGACCTTGGCCACAAGGTCAAATGGTTCTCCGGCCGCTTTGCGGTTTACAGCGTGCTGATCCTCTGGGCGATCATCTGCCTGTTTCCGATCTACTGGACCATCACCACCTCGTTCAAGATGGCGCCTGACGTGATGCGCGGAAACCTGATCCCGTTCTGGGATTTCCAGCCCAAATGGCTGGGCTGGAAATCGCTCGGCCTGTCACCCGACACGATCAATGCCGAATCCACGGTGCGTGAGGAGTTCCTCAAGCGCTTCTACAATTCGGTGATCACCTCGCTCTCGGCCTCCGCACTTGCAGTCTTTCTTGGCTCGCTTGCAGCCTACGGCCTGTCGAGGTTTTCCTACCGCTTCGGCTTCATGCGCAACTCCGACATCTCGTTCTTCTTTTTGAGCCAGCTGATCCTGCCGCCGGTGGTTCTGGCGCTGCCATTCCTTGTGCTCTACAAATCACTGGCGCTGCTCGACACCCGCATCGGGCTGATCCTGCTCTACACGCTCACCGTGCTGCCGATCGTGATCTGGATCATGCGTGATCAGTTCGCCGGCATTCCCAAGGAGCTTGAAGAGGCGGCCCTGGTTGATGGATTGTCAATCTGGGGCGCTTTCGCCACCATCGTCATGCCGATTGCGCTTCCGGGAATGGTCGCGGCCTTCATCCTGTCGCTGGTGCTGACCTGGAACGAATATTTCTTCGCAGCCCTGCTGACCTCGACCCACGCCAACACCCTGCCGGTGATGGTGGCCAGTCAGACCGGCAGCCAGGGCATCAGCTGGTGGTCCATGGCAGCCCTGTCGTTTGCCGCGATCTTGCCGCTTATCGCCATCGGCATCCTGCTCGAGCGCTACATCATCAAGGGCATGGCCGCCGGTGCGGTGAAGTAGGGAGTGGCCTCAGACAGCCGGAGACTCCGGCTTACTCCACGCGCCCCAACTCGGCCATGATGACCTTTGTCTGTTCATAGAGCCTGAGGAACAATGGATATTGCCGCGCGTAGGCCGCGTGGTTCTCGGCCTTGACGATTTCTCCCACTGGGTTCCACGTCGCCATATCGTCCGGCTGTGCCTGCCCTATTGCGAGTGCTGCCAGAAAGGCGTCACCATAAGAAGCGCCGGTGGTTACGCTGCAGACGATCTGGTCGAGGCCGGAAAGATCCGAAGTGGCCTTGAGCCACGGACGGTTTCTGGTTCCACCGCCCACCGCCAGCACTCGCGCCGGCCGTTGCCCGGCCTCGGCATAGGTGTCGGCGATGTGCCTTGTGGCCGAGGCTATGCCCTCGAGCACGGCGCGGTACATGTCGCCCCGGTCATGGGTGAGATCGAGACCGAAAAATGTGCCCTTGGCATTCGTGTCATGGATGGGTGTTCGTTCGCCCGAAAAATAGGGCAGGCAGATCAATCCCTTCGCTCCGGGCGGCGAGGCCTCGGCCTCCTTTGCCAGCACCCCGAAGGCCTCATCGCGTGAAAGCTCGCGGGCGAACCGGTCACGGAACCAGTGAGTCAGAGTGCCCGATGTGGCAAGCCCCGCCATTGCAGCGTGCTCACCGGGGAACAGCCAGGGCGCATGCCACAGCCGCGCGTCGGACAGGGGTTTGTCGGAAAGCAGAATGATGAAGATGGTTGAGCCATACATCATCATCATGTCGCCCGGTTGCCGCACGCCGACACTGACGGCTTCCGCCGCTGCATCTATGGTGCCGCAGGTTACCGGCGTTCCCGGCGCCAGCCCGGTTTCAAGGGCGGCGGCTTCCGTGACATGGCCTGCAATTTCGGTCGACCACATCAGTTTCGGCAGCAGCTCCGGTGGGCAGAAATCGCAAAGATCGAAACACCAGTCCTGCCTTGCAATGTCATAGATCGGCGAGAAATTTGCGGCCGTGTAATGGTCGATCGCATAGGTCCCGGTGAGCCGGTAGGTCATATAGCTGGTGGAATTGAGAATCTTGGCGGTCTTCGCCCAAAGCTCTGGATGGTTGCGCTTGAACCACAGGATCTTGGGTCCGACCGATTGCGAGGTCAGTGCATTGCCGCAGCGCTCAAGAATTGCGTCGGCGCCAATTTCGGCATTGAGGTCCTCGATCTCGCGCGCCGCTCTGGTATCGACACCATAAAGCACGCCGTTGATCAGTGGCGCGCCATCCCGATCGACCGGCAGCATGCAGGGCCCGATCGCCGAAGTCGC
The DNA window shown above is from Hoeflea phototrophica DFL-43 and carries:
- a CDS encoding carbohydrate ABC transporter permease; the encoded protein is MAEQGDFLHVVTTDNLTDRRIALGRAMIWGSAGFLAVVALVQTLQETGYADFGFSTWRPTLYAYVLWAICLCWGQVLIRGERGKRVLFVLPAALFVISMVVFPLLFGLVIAFSDWNLSSPTGRTFNGLDNIRQMWTDDFYWNAMANMVRYTLAIIVEYAIAFGLALLLNSQIHARKFFRVAFLMPLMLSPVAVSWMIGKSMMEIRFGPIARLARELGWASPSFFGSPEMARFTIMVMDAWTYIPFMMIMILAGLQAIPRDIQEAAKVDGARSWRGFWEVTFPLMLPVSITVILIRIIFKLKLADIIINVTAGGPGGATDSVTSFIFREYRDRSNVGYGTLLAMVYLVLIVIAITIVMKLTDRWARPRY
- a CDS encoding carbohydrate ABC transporter permease codes for the protein MFHDSPADLGHKVKWFSGRFAVYSVLILWAIICLFPIYWTITTSFKMAPDVMRGNLIPFWDFQPKWLGWKSLGLSPDTINAESTVREEFLKRFYNSVITSLSASALAVFLGSLAAYGLSRFSYRFGFMRNSDISFFFLSQLILPPVVLALPFLVLYKSLALLDTRIGLILLYTLTVLPIVIWIMRDQFAGIPKELEEAALVDGLSIWGAFATIVMPIALPGMVAAFILSLVLTWNEYFFAALLTSTHANTLPVMVASQTGSQGISWWSMAALSFAAILPLIAIGILLERYIIKGMAAGAVK
- a CDS encoding FGGY-family carbohydrate kinase, whose translation is MGYTLGVDIGTFESKGVLVEDGGRIVAQAARPHEMIVPRPGWAEHRAEEDWWGDFVFITRKLIADSGVDASEIRAVATSAIGPCMLPVDRDGAPLINGVLYGVDTRAAREIEDLNAEIGADAILERCGNALTSQSVGPKILWFKRNHPELWAKTAKILNSTSYMTYRLTGTYAIDHYTAANFSPIYDIARQDWCFDLCDFCPPELLPKLMWSTEIAGHVTEAAALETGLAPGTPVTCGTIDAAAEAVSVGVRQPGDMMMMYGSTIFIILLSDKPLSDARLWHAPWLFPGEHAAMAGLATSGTLTHWFRDRFARELSRDEAFGVLAKEAEASPPGAKGLICLPYFSGERTPIHDTNAKGTFFGLDLTHDRGDMYRAVLEGIASATRHIADTYAEAGQRPARVLAVGGGTRNRPWLKATSDLSGLDQIVCSVTTGASYGDAFLAALAIGQAQPDDMATWNPVGEIVKAENHAAYARQYPLFLRLYEQTKVIMAELGRVE